The window TCGAGCAGATTTTGCTGGCTCTATTTGCGAAGTGTCTTATTAGGTTTCTCTTGTAACAAATGGGTAAAAAGCTCAAGATATGTGTGCGAAtggtttattttgttgttttgtcACATGGAGTACGCTAATCGAGATATAGGATGTATCCATCTGTTCAGATCTAGTTGCGTCCCACTTTTATGTTCATAAACAAAAGCCATTCTAGACCGTTATATGTACCGGTAGCCACCATAACATGAAGTCGCTATAGTTTTTAACATTTCACGCTTTGTTCAATCCAGTATTTCGGAAGATTTATTTaaaccaccatctaatttaaaaataaagatcCCAGTTCAATATCTTCCTGTTTGTGTTCGTTCACTTGCTGAAAATATCTGATCGCGAACAAGTGGATCTTAAGTATTTTTAGGTAGGAGGATGGAGACTTTTGGATGTGTAAACTCAGTACTCCGAAATATTTTACTACTGAAAACGCAAATTTATGGAATAGGTAATGCATGAAATTTTTAGGACGGACTTTTTCCAACCTTCATTTGTGAAAAGACAGTATCTATGTAGATGCTCGTTATCTGTAAGAAGCACTTTAATGCGGTCGTACCTTAGCACAGTAGGcaatacgacttcgccttcgggcCTTGAGTTTCTAATTTTAGTCCTACCCTTTTTCTAGCCGACCTGCCTAACGTGGTTGGACCTAAAGAGCCAAAAGTCCCACTCAATACATCTCGATTGGGTCATTatgataggcaagcccaaccGCCAAGTAAAGTTAGTAGTGACTTTGGATTTGACTGATGGACCGAGAAATCTTGCAAATGAAACGGTCCATTACCATGTACATTGGTTTTACGCACACGGTTTCTAGTGTTTCTGTACAGATTTTTCTATTTaaagccctcaaatgccctggtatggccgagggtggggtggggtgggcccgccccctatcgaaatgctctcacaagccacgcgtatacagcctctgtcaggggagtcccactcactgccttctcgtggcgggggtgttgtttacgaaaatgagaggatgaaaagcgaatgtccggcgctttaaccggatcccaaaccaatggtgcacatgggctccagtatcctgaaggaacaaatggcgtatgaactaatcgttggtcaccgggtaccatgggactgcatctcttcatgatgctccactgccttgtgggttagacctttaggttaaaggctcggggtgtggccccctaagaaaaccacctgcttcagtctgggcacctgggcagtatcacagcccacacacacaaatatggtgtggggcatatatatttggtgccctcttctaccaatatctgtgttcaaGTAAATAGTAAAAGTAGTTTCTATTTAAAGCTCTATTACTTGTTATTCGGTGTTTTGGACAAACTTCATTTCATATTTCATGGTTTAACATTTTTAGTTTATCTTGAAAAATTTACTGACTATATAGTTGGATATCTATTAGTTTAAGGCAATTCCATTTAAATTCTCAAGTTATCCACATGGTAAGTTTAAGTGTACCAAACAGTGAGCCTTCCTCTTCTTTTAGAGTTGCCGAAGCTTTTCCTGTGCATTTGAGAAAAAAGCCAAAACGGTGCATATTAAAGGAACTTATTAAACATCTACTTTGATGCTAACCTTTCGTAAACCCATTACCTTCCCCCTCTCTTTATCTACTAACTTTTTATGTCCGTATGGTCCTTCCGAATACGTTTAACCTCAACATAAATATTATACCCTATCACTACTCAACCAGTTTTCACTACTACTAATTTTCATTTATCTTGTTGAATATTCAGACTATCAATAGCTAGGATCTTAGTTTCTCAATAAAGATAACATTTTCGTGCTATTTTTATTTTACCTCTCTGTTATTATGTCCAAAAAGTTATTGTCGttattattacaataattaCTATAACAGACGTATTAGTGCTTATCGTTTTGGAAAAGTATTTGTAACTGTACAGCCCTGAAAAGGAAGTCGCCAAAAAGAGAACTCTTTGCTTGTCTAATCTTTCTTGATTTATATCTCAATGGTGGTACTCTGTTAATTTTGAACTTCGCTAATTAAATCTTTGTATTTTAAGTAGATTAACTAGGATTTAGTTGCAACTGTGTAAATTTTTTCATTCCTTATTTATCTACAAATCTTAAGTTTTGATATTCATGCTTTTCATTTAGTCTCTTTGATTCATTGCTTTCACTACCGTTCATatcattatttgtatttgttcgtTTTTCATATCGTCCGTTTCCTAGCACTATGCTAATACATTATTACAATTTTACACAGCGTTATGTTCTAGGCTGTTTACTACTGggttaaaataaatgtttaccgTTTGTCTAATTCTCATGTAACCCATCTGGGAAGTATAGGTTTATATTCCCAAGTCACGTTATGTAATAGTTATGCTCCCCAGATACCCAGACCGTAGTAGATGATAGAGAGATTAAAATTGTAGCCTACTGTTTGAAAGCCATATTTAGTAAGTCACTACTACTTCAGTTGATTACACACAGATATGAAGATTGGTGCAATCTAACGATAAATTTCATCAGAAAGATTCATACACATCATTTTTGTTCATTATAATTAATCGAATTTAACTATTTAGATTTGTTTTGTTTCAAGGTATGTTACCACCAAATGACTTATTGCAACTGACGGATGAGGATGTAAAAACATTAAAGAAGTGCAGACAAATCTCATTTTGGAGAGGCAGTCTCCCATTCTCCATCGGTGCTCTTTTAGCTGTTAGTGCTGCTGATAAATATGGATGGTTTTCAAAGCGTAAGATGTTTCGTTTTCCATCTTATTTTTTCGGAGTTACCATTGGTTATTTCGTTGGGCAATTCAGTTGTGCAGGAGAATGTAGACGTATGTTTCTCCAGCTTAACAATAGTCGAATCAAAGATCAGATTCTTAGAATGGAAACTCCCGGAACATTTCAACCTACTCCTGGTTCACCTATAATTGTAAATACACCTGTAGAAAAACATCCACCTATGAATTATGAACAACGTAGACAGTTTTATAATAAGCAACGTGAACAATCTACATCTCCGTACCCCAGTTCCAAACCACCGACAACGATTGAAGAAGAGGATACAACATCCGATCAAACAAACTCAAGTCTATCGTACTTTGATAATGATAGACCAATTAGTTCATTTTATTATGATAATGATGTCTATCGACCTAAAGAGGAATAATTTGGTAACATAAAGAGAAATATGTATTTTGTGAAACAAACTGTTGTACGAATAGTAATATATTTAGTTGctcttatttaattttttttagattttcCTTCACATTCGGAGATATTTTTTGATTAGTAGCATATATAcagataataattaatttatctaTTCATTCATCCACCCAATTATCCTTGTTCAGTGCAGATTTCATAACTAATTGTAAATACACGTTTTGTGCggagtttatttgtttatatgataAAATTAAAGGGTCTGTACCGATTTTTGTTTCTAGGAGGTGTTACTCTTACTGAGACTTATTTGTTAAGTTTTTGTTTGAGAATTAACACTAA of the Schistosoma haematobium chromosome 4, whole genome shotgun sequence genome contains:
- a CDS encoding hypothetical protein (EggNog:ENOG41037Y9~COG:S), whose protein sequence is MLPPNDLLQLTDEDVKTLKKCRQISFWRGSLPFSIGALLAVSAADKYGWFSKRKMFRFPSYFFGVTIGYFVGQFSCAGECRRMFLQLNNSRIKDQILRMETPGTFQPTPGSPIIVNTPVEKHPPMNYEQRRQFYNKQREQSTSPYPSSKPPTTIEEEDTTSDQTNSSLSYFDNDRPISSFYYDNDVYRPKEE